Proteins encoded in a region of the Bacillus horti genome:
- the queC gene encoding 7-cyano-7-deazaguanine synthase QueC, whose translation MEKAVIVLSGGLDSTTCMGIAKEQGYELYPITFHYGQRHNREVEQAKKVAEYYKVKDHRIVNLSFLKEIGGSALTDEELDVPTEGEEGGIPITYVPARNLIFLSLATAYAEVVGAKAIYIGVSAVDYSGYPDCRPEFISSMTETINLATKAGQTGTDLQIETPIIHLSKADTIRRGMELDVPYQLTTSCYNGEEVACGVCDSCRLRLKGFEEAGYSDPIAYQS comes from the coding sequence ATGGAGAAAGCTGTCATTGTTTTGAGCGGAGGACTAGATAGTACGACATGTATGGGAATAGCCAAGGAGCAAGGGTATGAGCTGTACCCAATTACATTTCACTATGGTCAAAGACATAATAGAGAAGTAGAGCAAGCGAAGAAAGTAGCAGAGTATTATAAAGTGAAGGATCATCGTATTGTTAATCTGTCCTTTTTGAAGGAAATTGGCGGGAGTGCGTTAACGGACGAGGAGCTAGATGTGCCAACGGAAGGTGAAGAGGGAGGTATTCCCATTACGTATGTCCCTGCTCGTAATCTTATCTTCTTATCCTTAGCCACTGCTTATGCAGAAGTAGTAGGAGCAAAAGCAATCTATATAGGTGTTAGTGCTGTTGATTATAGCGGATATCCAGACTGTCGTCCTGAATTTATATCTAGCATGACAGAGACGATTAATCTAGCCACTAAAGCAGGACAAACTGGAACTGATCTACAGATTGAAACACCGATCATCCACTTGTCAAAAGCAGATACGATTCGCCGAGGTATGGAGCTTGATGTTCCCTACCAGTTAACAACTTCTTGCTACAATGGAGAAGAGGTTGCTTGTGGCGTCTGTGATAGCTGTCGCTTACGTTTGAAAGGCTTTGAAGAGGCTGGCTACTCAGATCCGATTGCCTATCAAAGCTAA